From Montipora foliosa isolate CH-2021 chromosome 6, ASM3666993v2, whole genome shotgun sequence, a single genomic window includes:
- the LOC138005117 gene encoding sarcolemmal membrane-associated protein-like gives MANVIEKYLTKRRNRSSNSTEGENDSPDKKKVKNQGTGDEEEEASVDEVLAVLNMSESVSEMLNQILEKLQKLDKIESSLDNIEGKLQNLESRTQRLEESESTAKQELNDLKEGLKNVNIKLKDKMDSMENKQGANTANLSQKIKELEEKAKSLHDKIYI, from the coding sequence ATGGCCAATGTTATAGAAAAGTATCTCACGAAGCGCCGAAACCGGTCATCGAACTCGACAGAGGGTGAGAACGACTCTCCGGACaagaaaaaggtaaaaaatcAAGGCACGggcgacgaagaagaagaagctagCGTGGATGAAGTCTTGGCAGTACTGAACATGTCGGAGAGTGTGAGCGAAATGTTAAATCAAATTCTAGAGAAGCTTCAGAAACTTGATAAAATAGAAAGTTCTTTGGACAATATTGAAGGCAAGTTACAGAATTTAGAATCGAGGACACAGCGACTTGAAGAATCTGAAAGTACAGCCAAACAAGAATTAAATGATTTGAAGGAAGGATTAAAGAATGTCAATATCAAGCTTAAAGACAAAATGGATTCTATGGAAAACAAGCAAGGGGCAAACACGGCAAATTTGAGTCAAAAGataaaagaacttgaagaaaaagCGAAGAGTCTGCACGATAAAATCTATATTTAG